One segment of Cottoperca gobio chromosome 24, fCotGob3.1, whole genome shotgun sequence DNA contains the following:
- the il17a/f3 gene encoding interleukin 17a/f3 — translation MLLVLRALLVLGLTTMLHATRKGQKAFLKLDHGQRLKGSTVRLLLDPSMQPQVTSTSGSLIANMSLSPWTYRDSCVKSRLPQRISHAQCLTSGCLSLQGGGEDAALEAKPIYYQVLVLHRGKRRSYNNKGGTKTKKKYEFTLGMEVISVGCTCVRPTVVPQQ, via the exons ATGCTGCTG GTGTTGAGAGCTTTGCTGGTGCTGGGCCTGACCACCATGCTGCATGCCACCAGGAAAGGCCAGAAGGCTTTCCTGAAGTTGGATCATGGACAAAGACTGAAGGGCAGCACAGTGAGGCTGCTGCTGGATCCCTCCATGCAGCCTCAGGTCACCAGCACGTCTGGCTCGCTCATCGCCAACATGTCTCTGTCACCGTGGACGTACAG GGACTCCTGTGTGAAGTCTCGGCTGCCTCAGCGAATCTCTCATGCTCAGTGCCTGACCTCTGGCTGTCTGAGCCTGCAGGGGGGAGGCGAGGACGCAGCCCTGGAGGCCAAACCGATCTACTACCAGGTCCTGGTCCTCCACAG AGGCAAAAGGCGAAGCTACAATAACAAAGGAGGAAcgaagacaaagaagaagtaTGAGTTCACACTGGGGATGGAGGTGATCTCAGTGGGCTGTACCTGCGTCAGGCCCACTGTCGTACCGCAGCAGTAA
- the stmn4 gene encoding stathmin-4 codes for MTLAAYKEKVKELPLVSLFCACLYPQTADKPTYKAEDAVDLGWCVIKDVEVIELNKRTSGQAFEVILKPPSFDGVPDLNASMLQRRDPSLEEIQKKLEAAEDRRKCQEAELLKHLAEKREHEREVIQKAFEENNNFIKHAKEKLEQKMEANKENREALLAAMLERLQEKDKHAEEVRKNKEMKEEACR; via the exons ATGACTCTGGCAG ccTACAAAGAGAAGGTCAAAGAGCTCCCCCTGGTGTCTCTGTTCTGTGCCTGCCTGTACCCGCAGACTGCAGACAAGCCTACATACAAGGCAGAAG ATGCGGTGGACCTGGGCTGGTGCGTCATTAAAGACGTGGAGGTAATTGAGCTGAACAAGAGGACATCTGGCCAGGCTTTTGAGGTCATCCTCAAGCCCCCGTCCTTTGATGGAGTGCCAGACCTCAACGCCTCCATGCTGCAGCGCCGCGACCCGTCCCTTGAGGAGATCCAGAAGAAGCTGGAGGCTGCCGAGGACAGGCGAAAG TGCCAGGAGGCGGAGCTGCTGAAGCACCTGGCGGAGAAGAGAGAGCACGAGCGCGAGGTGATCCAGAAGGCCTTTGAGGAGAACAATAACTTCATCAAGCACGCCAAGGAGAAACTTGAGCAGAAGATGGAGGCCAACAAGGAGAACAGGGAGGCCCTGCTGGCCGCCATGCTGGAGAGGCTGCAGGAGAAG GACAAACACGCGGAAGAAGTGAGGAAGAAcaaggagatgaaggaggaaGCCTGCCGGTAG